The Micromonospora sp. M71_S20 genome has a window encoding:
- the ilvD gene encoding dihydroxy-acid dehydratase translates to MPELRSKTSTHGRTMAGARALWRATGMTDDDFGKPIVAIANSFTQFVPGHVHLKDMGGLVAEAVAEAGGVGREFNTIAVDDGIAMGHGGMLYSLPSRELIADAVEYMVNAHCADALVCISNCDKITPGMLLAALRLNIPAVFVSGGPMEAGKTVAIEGVVHSKIDLIDAMIASSNEAVTDDQLGEIERSACPTCGSCSGMFTANSMNCLTEAIGLALPGNGSTLATHAARRSLFVEAGRTVVEIAKRWYDGDDASVLPRAVASRAAFENAVALDVAMGGSTNTILHLLAAAREAELDFDVADIDAVSRRVPCLAKVAPNSPQYHMEDVHRAGGIPAILGELDRAGLLHRDVHAVHSPSLDRWLADWDVRGGSATAEAVELFHAAPGGVRTTEPFSTTNRWSSLDTDAAEGCVRDLANAYSADGGLAILHGNLAPEGCVVKTAGVPEECLTFRGPAKVYESQDDAVEAILNKRIVAGDVVVIRYEGPKGGPGMQEMLYPTSFLKGRGLGRSCALLTDGRFSGGTSGLSIGHVSPEAASGGLIALVESGDEIVIDIPGRSIELNVAPDVLEARRVAQEKRDKPYTPVDRQRPVSAALRAYASMATSASDGAYRRVPD, encoded by the coding sequence ATGCCTGAGCTGCGGTCGAAGACCTCCACGCACGGTCGGACGATGGCCGGCGCCCGGGCCCTGTGGCGGGCCACCGGGATGACCGACGACGACTTCGGCAAGCCGATCGTCGCCATCGCCAACAGCTTCACCCAGTTCGTACCCGGTCACGTGCACCTCAAGGACATGGGCGGCCTGGTCGCCGAGGCGGTGGCGGAGGCCGGCGGGGTGGGCCGCGAGTTCAACACCATCGCCGTGGACGACGGCATCGCCATGGGCCACGGCGGGATGCTCTACTCCCTGCCCAGCCGGGAGCTGATCGCCGACGCGGTGGAGTACATGGTCAACGCGCACTGCGCCGACGCCCTGGTCTGCATCTCCAACTGCGACAAGATCACTCCGGGCATGCTGCTGGCCGCCCTGCGGCTGAACATCCCGGCCGTCTTCGTCTCCGGCGGGCCGATGGAGGCCGGCAAGACCGTGGCGATCGAGGGCGTCGTGCACTCCAAGATCGACCTGATCGACGCGATGATCGCCTCCTCCAACGAGGCCGTCACCGACGACCAGCTCGGCGAGATCGAGCGGTCGGCCTGCCCGACCTGCGGTTCGTGCTCCGGCATGTTCACCGCCAACTCGATGAACTGCCTCACCGAGGCGATCGGCCTGGCGCTGCCGGGCAACGGCTCGACGCTGGCGACCCACGCCGCGCGCCGGTCCCTCTTCGTCGAGGCCGGCCGCACCGTCGTGGAGATCGCCAAGCGGTGGTACGACGGCGACGACGCCTCCGTGCTGCCGCGCGCCGTCGCCAGCCGGGCCGCGTTCGAGAACGCGGTCGCCCTGGACGTGGCGATGGGCGGCTCGACCAACACGATCCTGCACCTGCTCGCCGCCGCCCGCGAGGCCGAGCTGGACTTCGACGTCGCGGACATCGACGCCGTCTCCCGCCGGGTGCCCTGCCTGGCCAAGGTCGCCCCGAACTCCCCGCAGTACCACATGGAGGACGTGCACCGGGCCGGCGGAATCCCGGCCATCCTCGGCGAACTGGACCGGGCCGGCCTGCTCCACCGGGACGTGCACGCGGTGCACTCCCCCAGCCTGGATCGCTGGCTCGCCGACTGGGACGTCCGGGGCGGGTCGGCGACGGCGGAGGCGGTCGAGCTGTTCCACGCCGCCCCGGGCGGGGTGCGCACCACCGAGCCGTTCTCCACCACCAACCGCTGGTCGTCGCTGGACACCGACGCGGCCGAGGGCTGCGTGCGGGACCTCGCCAACGCCTACAGCGCGGACGGCGGGCTGGCCATCCTGCACGGCAACCTGGCCCCGGAGGGCTGCGTGGTGAAGACCGCCGGGGTGCCCGAGGAGTGCCTGACCTTCCGGGGCCCGGCCAAGGTCTACGAGTCGCAGGACGACGCCGTCGAGGCGATCCTCAACAAGCGGATCGTCGCCGGCGACGTGGTGGTGATCCGCTACGAGGGGCCGAAGGGCGGCCCCGGCATGCAGGAGATGCTCTACCCGACCTCGTTCCTGAAGGGCCGGGGCCTGGGCCGCTCCTGCGCGCTGCTCACCGACGGGCGCTTCTCCGGCGGCACCTCCGGGCTCTCCATCGGGCACGTCTCACCGGAGGCGGCCTCCGGCGGGCTGATCGCCCTCGTCGAGTCCGGCGACGAGATCGTCATCGACATCCCGGGCCGGTCGATCGAGCTGAACGTGGCCCCCGACGTGCTGGAGGCCCGCCGCGTCGCGCAGGAGAAGCGCGACAAGCCGTACACCCCGGTCGACCGGCAGCGGCCGGTGTCCGCGGCGCTGCGCGCGTACGCCTCGATGGCGACCTCGGCCAGCGACGGCGCCTACCGCCGCGTGCCCGACTAG
- a CDS encoding DUF4303 domain-containing protein — protein sequence MPIVDMPALHERIVVHICATIGPMLERRATEELYAVALTTDSDVITVRLATHTEEALRLLVDVDDEYADDYRWWPDEWVVADDDGTPEQGVESTAQISRDMFDTHLSLGEDAKAHGEWCERARATLEDALGDRRVRASIAAVNPAWHPVLFVTDTDGDQRPTVRSIDLLNTGHPNPDLVASARSFFQQT from the coding sequence GTGCCCATTGTCGACATGCCCGCACTGCACGAGCGGATCGTCGTCCACATCTGCGCGACGATCGGCCCGATGTTGGAGCGACGTGCGACGGAGGAGCTGTACGCGGTGGCGCTCACCACGGACAGCGACGTCATCACGGTCCGCTTGGCGACGCACACCGAAGAAGCCCTCAGGCTGCTTGTCGATGTCGACGACGAGTATGCCGACGACTACCGCTGGTGGCCCGACGAGTGGGTTGTCGCCGATGACGACGGGACGCCCGAACAGGGTGTCGAGTCGACGGCCCAGATCAGCCGGGACATGTTCGACACCCACCTTTCTCTCGGCGAAGATGCCAAGGCTCACGGCGAATGGTGCGAGCGGGCCCGCGCGACACTCGAAGACGCCCTGGGTGACCGCCGCGTCCGGGCGAGCATCGCCGCTGTCAATCCCGCCTGGCACCCCGTGCTGTTCGTCACGGACACAGACGGCGATCAACGCCCCACGGTGCGCAGCATCGACCTCCTCAACACCGGCCACCCGAACCCCGACCTCGTCGCTTCCGCCCGCAGCTTCTTCCAGCAGACGTGA